CGTGTCCGGAGGCCTGCGGGGTCGGGGCTGTCCCGCCTCCCGGTCAGGGAGGAGCCCGGGGCGGCGGGGGTACCGCCAGCTCATCGGTGAGGGCCGCAAGAAAAGCGACCAGCACCGCGTGCCGCTCCTGTGCCATGCGCCGGGCGCTCGCAGTATACAGCCGGTCCCGGAGCAGGAGCAGTTTCTCCGTGATATGGCCGGCGGCGTCGGTCATGTCACCGCCGCGCTCCCCGGCCTGCATGAACGTCCGGGCAATCCCGACCGCCCCCATTGCATCCAGCTTGTCCGCGTCGGAGAGAATCCGTGCCTCGGGGGTTTCCGGTATCGCCGCCGACCTGAACCGGTGCGTGCGGATGGCGTGGACAATCGCCGGGATACGCGCGTCGTCGTACCGTACCGACCGGAGATACCGCTCCGCAATCCGGGCCCCTTCCTCCTCGTGGGGTATCCCGGTCGCCTCCTCGGCAGGCCGGCCGATATCGTGAAACAACGCTGCGGGGAGCAGGATCCGCATATCCGCCTGCTCATCCGCACCCAGCCGTTCGCAGAGTAGCGTGACCCGGAGGACGTGATCGAATCCGTGGGATCCCGACTCCCGAAACGCCGACTGCACGTAGGCGATCATTGCGGCAAACTGGTCTTCCATACACTCACGTCGTCCCGGTACTGGTGAGAATGCATTATTAAAAACAGTGTTGAGATGCCCTGCGGGAGATTTATTTCACCGGAAAGGCCTCTTTTACCAGCTCTTCCTGTTTTTTCGTCAGTTTTCCGGGTATCTTCACCACCACTCTGACAAGCAGGTCGCCCCGCCTGTCTGA
The window above is part of the Methanoculleus sp. SDB genome. Proteins encoded here:
- a CDS encoding phosphohydrolase; amino-acid sequence: MEDQFAAMIAYVQSAFRESGSHGFDHVLRVTLLCERLGADEQADMRILLPAALFHDIGRPAEEATGIPHEEEGARIAERYLRSVRYDDARIPAIVHAIRTHRFRSAAIPETPEARILSDADKLDAMGAVGIARTFMQAGERGGDMTDAAGHITEKLLLLRDRLYTASARRMAQERHAVLVAFLAALTDELAVPPPPRAPP